Genomic segment of Deltaproteobacteria bacterium:
CATGCCGTCCTTGTCCTCGCGGTAGGTCATCAGCAGGTTGGAAACCCATAGGGTGAGGCAGTCGATCAGGACCACGCTGTACCTGTCCTGAGCCTCGGAGAGGACCCTTGCGATCTCCAGCGGCTCTTCCCTGGTCTCCCACAGATCTCCACGCTCACGCCTGTGATTCTCGATTCTTTCTGCCATCTCACGGTCGAGGGCCTGGGCCGTGGCGACGAAGAGTCTCTTCCCCTGAAAGGCCTCTCCTATCTCCCGGGCATACAGGCTCTTGCCGCTCCGGGCGGCCCCCAGTACGAGAATGACCCGAGGGGTGCCTCCCATGGGGTCGCCTCCGGCTCTCCTGTCGTCTCCCATCTCCGCTACCTCTTCCACCCACCGAAGCGGGCCGCTCTCCCGCGGGAATCCCGGCCTCCCGGTGATTTATCTTCGCCCAGACGCGACCGAATCCCGCTGGTAACCGCCTGTCTTACCGCTTGACCGATCAACGAGCCTATGGGAGTATGTTTCCCCGCATATCTCTCACCCCTTCTCCTCCATGGAGAAGCCACTGCGATGCAGTCCGTACCCGTTCCCGTGGCGGGTCTTCCACTGACTCGACTCTTGAGGAGTGAATCCATGAAAGCGGCGGTTCGCGCCTCGGCCGCGAGGGAGACGACCTCAACCATGGCCCCCCTGGAGAGAGGCACGGAGACATGACACAAGAGATTGACGGTTCCGACTACCCCTCCTGTGCCGGGGGGATCCCCCACGGCAAGAGCGTTCGAGAGGCCAACCGTGGCGATACAGCCCACCGTCAGTGACCCGTCAGACCTTCTTACGTCCTGATATCCCTTCAGGTCGGTGCCGGTCATCATGCCCACGCCACAGGAAAGACGCGCCTCCTTGAGGCGCCTCCTCAGCAGACGAACCGGATCCACGTCCGGTCCCAGTTCCCCTTCTTTCACCTGCAGCCAGGCCAAGCTCCTGCTCTTTCTAAACCCGCCGCCCACGACGGCCCAGCTCAAGATCCGCATCTCCTCTCCGAACCGGACGACCAGGAACCGACCTCTTTTCTCGACAACCATAGAGCCGACCCCCTCTCGGCTTGACGATCCTGATCGGTCTGCCCCCGGGAACCGGAACAGGCCGGCAAGACCCTGGAGGATCCGTCAAGACAGAGCCGAAACCAACATAAGTGTCACCGCCACGGCCGCTACCATTGCCAGCGAAACACCGAACATGATTCCGATGCTTTCCCCGGCCCTCTGAACAGAGACGGGCTCAAAGGCCTTCCCGATGTAGGGTTTCTGAAGGACCTCCCCGAAATACACGGACGGCCCCCCGAGTCGAATCCCGAGTGCCCCTGCCACGGCTGCCTCGGGAAAGCCGGCGTTGGGACTCTCATGGTTCCTTCCTTCTCTCCAGGCGGTTTCCAGTGCCTTCTTCCAGTCTCTCCCGAGAACAAAGGAGACCCACACTATCAGAAGGGCCGTGATCCTGGAAGGCAGGAAGTTGGCCGCGTCGTCCAGCCTGGCCGAGGCCCATCCGAAATCGAGGTACCTGGAGTTGCGATACCCCACCATCGAATCGAGGGTGTTCACCGCCTTGTAGGCCAGGGCCAGAGCCGGCCCGCCTATTCCGAGGTAGAAAAGGGGAGCCACGATACCGTCGGAGGTATTCTCTGCAACCGTCTCCACAACCGCACGACAGATCTCCGAATCATCGAGATGCCGCGTGTCCCGGCTCACCAGCCCTGCCAGGCGCTTCCTGGCTCCCGTCGTGTCACCGGCCCCCAGGCGCTCGACCACACTCGAAGCCTCTCTGCCCAGGCTTCGCGTGGCGAGAGTAGTGTAAGCCAAAAAGATGGAGACCGCCACTCCCAATCTCCAGTCATAGCACCGTGCGAGCCTCAATGAACCTTCTGCAAGAACCCAGGTTCCACCCACGACCAGGCCTACCAGCACACAGCCCGCCCATTTCTTGCCTCTCTCGGTCAAACCCGGGCGCAAGAGCAGTCTCTCCGACAAAGCGATCCCCTTCCCCATCATCACGACCGGGTGGGGCAACCACCTGGGATCACCGAAGATCAGATCGGCGAGGTAGGCGATAATGATCTGGCCGGTCATCCCTTCTTCCCGCTCACGCCCGCCTCCTCGAAGGTGGCCATCTCGTTGTAAAGCCTCAGGGCCGCATCCACCAATTGGATGCCGAGAGCAGCCCCGGTTCCCTCGCCCAGCCGCATGGAGAGATCCAGCACCGGGCGGATGCCTATCCGGTCGAGCATGACCCTGTGGCCGATCTCGGCCGAACTGTGAGAAGCGAAAATGTAAGCCTTGATCCTGGGGTTCATCTCAGTGGCGATAAGAATCCCGGCCGTGGAGATCAGCCCGTCGGCGACGACCGGAATGCGATTGGCGGAAGCCCCGATGGCGACACCCGTGATACCCGCGATCTCGAATCCCCCCAGTTTGGCCAAGACATCCAGAGGATCCCGAGGATCAGGCCTGTTCACACTGAGAGCCCTCTCCACGACCTCGATCTTCTTCTCCAATCCTCGGTCGTCGACACCCGTACCCCTGCCCGTCACCTCTCTCGCGGGAAGACCGGCTACGGCGGCTATGATCGCACTGCTCGGCGTCGTATTGCCGATTCCCATATCGCCCACGCCGATGATGTCCACCCCTTCCCTTTTCACCTCTTCGACGATCTCGATTCCCGCCAGTACCGCCTCGAGGGCCTGCCTGGCTGTCATGGCCGGCCCCTTGGTGATGTTCGCCGTCCCCCTTGCCACCCTTCTTATGACCAGACCCTCGACAGGCTCGAAATCATGGTCTACACCCATATCAACCACGTAGAGACGGGCCCCGATGAATCGGGCCAGAACACTTATGGCCGCCCCCTTGTGGAGAAAATTACGAACCATCTGGGAGGTCACCTCCTTGGGATAGAGGCTCACCTCCTCCTCGGCCACCCCATGATCCCCCGCGAGGATGAGGATGGTCTTGCGGTTGATCGCAGGTCGAAGCTCCTGCTTGACGGCCACGTAGTGCCTCACGAATTCCTCCAGGCGGCCAAGGCTCCCCCGGGGTTTTGTGAGACTGTCCAGGCGCTTCTGTGCTTCTTCCAGGAATTCATCCTTCAGGGGCTCGACCCGTGCCAGATACTCTTCTATTTTTTCCCGCAGTTCCACTTCCTGCTCCTTTCCCCCGAAGAACTCCCAGGGAAGCGTCGCCTAACAGAGTGGACAAAAGATAAGGGCTTCGACGGACTATCAAGCATCCCCGTCGGAGCCCTTTGCCATCGAGTCCCGATCGACATCCCTCTGCAGCAGGTCTTCTGGCTCTCGGATCTTCCTTTGGGCTGCGGCCTTCCCGTCAGGGTGAACCCTGGCAGTGACGCGAGACGGGCGATCGCCCGGCAGCCTTCAGTCCCCGATCACAGCGGCGGGACCGCCGCGGATTTCCACCGCGTTCCGGGATGCTGCAAGGGAAATTCATCTTATGATGCTTTCCCGCTCCTTGTCAAGTCAAAGCACCTTCTCTATGTCGATGGCGCAGGTCTTGAGATGGGTCACGTCATCCAGGGTGTATCGGCCGCCGAGTCGCCCGTATCCGCTCTTTGTACCGCCCCCGCCGCCAAAAGGCTCATGGGCCTCCCAGTAGTCCGTGGTGTCGTTGAATACGATATTGCCCGTCCGGAGCCGCGAAGCGTAGAAGAAACACCTCTTGATCGAGGAGGTAAACACCGACATCTGCAACCCGTACCCGCTCTCATTGGCTATTTGCACGGCTTCCTCATCGTTCTGGAAGGTGATCACAGGTGCCACGGGGCCGAAGGTCTCCTCCTTGTTCAGAAGGCTGTCCCGAGAAACCCCGTCGATAACAGTGGCGGGAAAATAGAGATCAGTGCGCCATCCGCTTTGCACCCTGCCGCCGAGCAGAATCCTTGCCCCTTTTGCCACCGCGTCCTCCAGGTGCGTCTTGGTCTTTGCAACGGTAGGCTCGTTGTTGAGAGGCCCCATACAGGTCTCCTCCTCCATGGGATCCCCGAGTCTCCAGGTCTCTGCCTCCTTCACGAGCAGTCCAAGGAACTCATCGTGAACCTTCCTGTCAACCAGGATCCTCTCCGTGGCACAGCAGACCTGACCTGCATTGAAGAAGCACCCGAAGGCCGCAGCCCTTGCCGCCTCTTCTATGTTGGCGTCGGAACAGACGATCTGCGGACCGTTGCCTCCCAGTTCCATAAGGGTTCTCTTGATACCCGCCCGTGAACAGATCGAAGTTCCGGTGAGGGTTTCCCCTGTGAACCCGATCATGTCCACCCCGGGATGGCCGACCAGATAGTCTCCCACCTTTCCTCCGGGGCCTGTGATGAGATTGAAGACACCCTTCGGATATCCTAAATCGTCCAAAGCATCTTGGATGCAGCGGCCCACGAGTATCATGGAAAGAGGAGTATAGGAGGCGGGCTTCATTATGATAGTATTCCCCGCCGCAAGAGAGGGTCCGAGATACTCGGAAGGTATCACCGTGGGAAAGTTCCAGGGCGTGATCACCGCCATCGTACCGACAGCCTCACGAAAGGTGAAGACACGCTTGTTCGGGTCCTCCATGGGAATGACGGGCGTTTCCAGGCGAACGATATCCTCTGCGGCAATCTGGAAATTCCTGGCCGTCTCCCGGACCTCAGGAAGGGCTTCCCTGAAATAGGACTTCCCCTGCTCCATGGTGAGCACCCTGCCTATAATCTCCGCCCTGGCAGAAATCAGCTCCGAAATCCTTCGGACCAGAGCCGAACGCTCGAAAACCGGTGTGAGCCTGAACGGTTCCCAGGCCTTTCGGGCGGCTTCGACGGCTCTGTCCACATCACTCGGGTCGCACAGGGGCACCCTGCCGAGCACCTCACCGGTTACCGGGCTCTTCACCTCAAAGGTCTTCCCGGATCCGGCACCGCGCCAGACCCCGGCTACGAGATTGGTGTTCTCCTTCAGTTCTTCGGGCAGTTCGAATTTCTCAGCCATTTCATGCCTCCTTACCCGCATCCAAGATCTTCCATGAGGTCCTGGAGCATTTCCGCGAGTTCCCCCGCTGCTTCTCCCGTAACAAAGTCCGGGGGCCTGGGCTCGCCGTCGGTCTTCCTGTAAGCGTCTCGAAGCTGGCCGCACGCCTCTTCGATATCGCCCTCCTCTATCAGGTCGCCTGCCGACTCGATCATGTTCCTCAGGGCGCGGAGCCTCTTTTCAGCCGAATTACCCGGGCCACTTCCGATAAGCGTACCATTTTCGACCGACTCGTCGAAGAATTCAAGGATCTCGGCTACCTGTTCTCCAGGCGGTATCTCCGTCTCTAACCCGGTTCCGCTCAAGGTTACCACCACTGTCGGCTCGCCAGAATCATCGCTCTTGATCTCAAGGTGAGCAGACGAAGTCCCGAGGCTTGACGGCGTGTACATGACCTCCACGTAAAGGGTCTCACCGGGAGGCACTTCGGTCGGAGCACCCGGACCCGAGGCAATCGAGAAATCGCTGCTGCTGCCATCCTGAAAGGCGATACTGTCCACGGACAGCCCTATGCTTCCCAGATTCGAGATGCCGACCAGAACCGTAGCCGAGGAGCCCAGTTCTACATTACCAAAATCATAGCCGAGAGGTGAAACCTCGATGTGGGGGCCACAAACGACAGAAACCTCAGCAGAGGAGCCCCCTACTGCGATGAGGGGACTGAGAGGGGCGGCAGGTGAGCTGGCCCCTGGGGCAGTGGTCACTTGATCCACACCTGGTGTATCGAAAACCCGGGCCTCGCTCGTGCCCACAGCCTGGCAATAGGGGATCTCCCCATAGCTATCGAGTTTCATTACCAGGAGATCGCCGGCATACCCGGTACCGCCGCCCACAATGTATCCCCTGTCTGCGGTCTGTTCGACAGAACAACCCCTGCCGGAGCCGTACCCCACGTAGGCCTTCTGCCAGGATATGTTTCCGACTTTATCCAGCTTCAATATCAACCAGTGATAATCCCCGAAGGACCAAGTCTTACCTGCCACGATGTATCCGCCATCTTCGGTCTGGCAGATAGAGTGCGCCCTGTCGTCACCCTCTCCTCCACAGCTCTTCTGCCACATGATCCCCCCTGTTGGGTCGAGTTTCAGGACCCAAAAATCCGATTCCGGAGGGCCGCCTGCGCCAAAGGTGGTGGTCCCGCCGGCTACGATATACCCGCCATCCGTGGTCTGCCGTATAGACCTGGCATACTCGTAATTGTCCCCTCCGTAGCTCTTCTGCCACGCCACCGTTCCATCGGGGTTGAGCTTTATGACCCAGACCCCCTCGGCCCCCGGGCCAAAAGAGTTGGTCTCGCCGGCCACGACGTACCCGTCGGATGCTCCGGTACTGTCGAATGTCTCCCGAACACAAGAGGCATAGTCGTCCCTAGCCCCCCCAAAGGTCCTCTGCCAGACAATCTGCCCATCGGAGTCGAGCTTCAACACCCATGAGTCTGATCTTTCTGCTCCAAAAGAGAAAGTCAGCCCGCCCACCATGTATCCGCCGTCTGTCGTCTGTTGGATGGAAAATGCTTCGTCCGTATTCTCCCCTCCATAGGTTTTCTGCCAGACAACGTTTCCATCCAGATCGAGTCTCAGCACCCAGAGGTCGACCCCCGTCCCCTCCTCCGGCGACGATCCTCTTTGACCCGCGACAACGTATCCATTGGGGCTCCCACTCTCGTCAAAGGTCTCTTCCACGGAGTAGGCCATGTCATAATAGATGTCCCCGTATGTCTTCTGCCAGACGATCTCTCCCTCCTGGTCGAGTTTCAAGACCCAGACATCGGATGATCCGCTTGCCCCAAAAGAGAGTGTCTGCCCAGCCACGATGTATCCACCATCGGTCGTCTGGTGGATCGAATAGGCCTGATCATGTTGACTCCCACCATAGGTCTTGGCCCACTGAGCATAGGAGGGCGAAGGTACGTTGAACCCTACGGCAAGACAAACCAACACCAAAAGAACCGGAATCGACTTTTTTCCCATAGCCTCAATCCTCCTAAAGATGCCGAATACCTGCCGTTCAGCCTCCATTTTCCGGCAGCGACCGAATCTTCCATCTCCCTTGGATTGCCCACAGGGCGACCGTACAGAAACGGGCACGCCCCATCCCCCGAGTCTCTTTTCGAAAGGATCCGAGTCCTAGGGGCTCAAGCCGTCGAGGTTCAGCTCAACGCCGAGTTGGGCCAGGCCGAAGATGACCTCCTCGGGTGCAAACTCGCAATGCCCGTACTGGTTGAAAAGACTCGGGTAGGCCCTCAAAAACCGGGATCGACCCTTGAGTGCCACCCTGGCCATGTAAATCAACTCGTGCCTGTACGGAACGATCGGATCCTTCAGATTGTGGAGCGATACCACCGGGACCTCCAACTCGCCGGTCGGCCGGTAGAAATCCGCCACGTACCTCCTAGCCTCCGGGTCGGACGAGACCCTTTCAACACCGGCATTCAGCTCCTTGTCGTCCCACCAGGAGCCGGTGCCCCTATACCATCTGAACCGGTTCCCATAGGGCATTCCACCGGCCTTGTCTACCAGGTCGACGGACCCGCAGATGCTGTACTTCAGAATGCCGATTGCTGCCTCCACGTCCTGGTCTGGCCACATGCCCCGTGCTGCCCTGGTGACGTCGAAGAGATCATCGGTCTTCTCTCCGCCGCCCAGGAGAGCCGCGGTGATCCCTTCAACGAGGTAAGGGTCGAAATTGCCGCAGGCGGTGTTGTAAGCGTATTCGAATTCCCCTGGGCCGTATTTGTCGGGATCGACGTACAGGGGGGTGGCCGGATCGTCGGGATGCCGGAAAACGCCTGGGAAGAAATAGTCGAACACGACTCGGAAATCGGCGAGGTACCTGACCTGAAAGGGCATCCCTCCTATGGGCCCACACATGGTCAGTGCACCGCCGTTGAATACTTCCGGGTGTTTCTCCACCATCATCGTAGCGATCAGGCCTCCCTCCGAAGCCCCCACGACGAATACCTTGGAGGCGGAACCGGCCTGGTCTTCCACCTGATCCACCAAGTCGAGTATGTCTCCTTCTGCCTCTTCCACCGCGTCTCCCGCCGTGCTGTAACTAGTCGTGGCAAAGGCATAACCACTCGAGACAACGAGCTCGACCAGGTCCGGGAACCTCGAGAGTTCATCCCACGGCAGCACCGGATCCGGTGGGAACTGGTATCCGTGGGCATAGACGATCAGCTCCCCGTTCCAATCAGAGGGGACACAGATGAGTGTGTCGGCTTGGTCCGGCAAACCGTGTGAAATCCGACACCCTAGTGGAAGGGAAAAGGCGAATGGGCCCTCGGCAAAGGCCGGCCTCCCGGAGGCGAATGCACAGACAAGGAGACCGATTCCAAGAAGCGCCAGGACTCTGTTTGTTTTCTTGTCTCTTCTCCTCATGATTTCCTCCTTTCCTGGATACCATGTGTGAAAAACAGTACCGCTATTGGGAAGAAAACTTCACACAAGATATTGAAATTACAAGAGAAATCTACGGAGAATATAGCAGATTAAGAAGATATGTCAAGAAGAAAATCCCTTGAGTCTCCTCCCTTTCGGAGAAGACCCTTATGCCTGAGCGACATCAGGGAAGCGGTGGGGCGGGCTTGCAAGGGCCGGAAAAACTCCTCCACAGAGAAAAACGGCCGTTTCCCCGTGAAAGGAGCGCGGTGCGAGTGGTGGACATGAGGTCGGGCCCTGGACATCCAACCGAGCCTGAGTTGGAACCCGGGAAAGGGCCCGGCACCTCAATGGACCTTTTTTTCGTAACCCTCCCAATAAGCATCTCTGATAAGCTTTTTGTGGATCTTTCCAGAACCGGTCTTGGGAAGGGAATCGACCAAATCGACGGATTTCGGGCTCTTGTAGTGGGCGAGATTCTCCTTGCAAAAGGCCACTATCTCCCCCTCGGTGGCGGTTTGTCCTTCCTTGAGCACGACGACCGCCTTGACCGCCTCGCCCCACTTCTCGTCGGGAACCCCGACAACCGCCGCCTCCAAAACCGCAGGGTGCTGGTAGAGGACATGCTCCACCTCGGTTGAGTAGACGTTCTCTCCGCCCGTGACAATCATGTCTTTCTTACGATCCACGATCGTGACGTAGCCCTCCTCGTCGATCACGGCCATGTCCCCGGTGTAGAGCCACCCGTCCCGGATAGCCTTCCGGGTCTCTTCCGGTTGTTTCCAGTACCCGCAGGTGACTATCTCCCCCCGCACGATGATCTCCCCCACCTCTTTCTCATCGGGGTTTACCTCGGTGCCGTCCTCCCTCACCACCTTGAGCTCCACGCCGATAAATTCACGGCCGGTTTTGGACTTGTACTTCAACTGTTCCTCGTATGGGAGCCTCTTCAGGTGGTCCTTCAAGATCGAGAGGGTAAGATAGGGGCTGGTCTCCGTCATGCCGTAAGTCTGGATATAGTCGCACCCGAAGGTCTCTATGATCCTCCGAACCACATGCGGAGCGATCGGGGCGCCTCCGCTCAAAAGGACTCTCAAGCTACTGCAGTCGTACCGGCCCACGGAGGGATCGTTTATCAGGAGGTTGAGGGTGGTGGGTATCATATTGGTGATCGTGACCCTTTCCCTTTCGATGGTCTCGAGAACCCGCCTGGCCTCAAAATGGGGGATCATCACGTGGGTCGCCCCCACCCACGTGACCGCCCACGTGGCCCATGCATCGGCGAGATGAAACATGGGAGCCACGTGAATCCAGACATCACTGTCCGTGAGGTGAAGTTCCCCAATGGTCCCCAGGGCATGGCTCGCCACGTTCCTGTGGCTCAGCATCACCCCCTTGGGCCTGCCCGTGGTCCCGCTGGTGTAATAGATCTGTGCCAGATCGTCTCCTTCCAGAGAAACCGGAGGAGGCGGTTCTCCTCCGGAATCGGAAAGGAATTCCTCGTACGACCCCCCCGCTCCGCTGAAAAGAACCCTCCAGCCCCCAGGCCTTCCGGCCTGGACTTGCTCCACGATCTCGCCGAATTCGGGGGACGCGATGAGAAGCTGGCTCTCGGAGTCATCGAGTATGAACGCCACCTCCCTGGGAGAGAGACGATAGTTGACGGGGACCAGCACTGCTCCCGTAATCGCCGTGCCGAAATAGGACTCCAAGAAGACATGACAGTTGGGGTGGAGGATTGCGACCTTCCCCCCCTTGCCGATACCCAGACGGCCGAGACCGCCCGCGAAACGGTACACCCGGTCTATGAACTCGCCATAGGTAAACCGCTCTTCCCCACAGACGATCGCCTCCTTCCTGTGGAAGAGCCGCGCCGCCTTGGACAGGGGTTCTCTCAAAACCATGGACCTCTCCCCTTCAGGAACTCACTCCAGGCACGGTGCGCCTGCTCGGACTCCATGGAACACGGGAGACCGCCACAACCGCCGGGAAGCCGTCACCCGATCTCTCCGAGCGATTCCTCAAGGATTGCAAGTCCACGGTCGAGCTCGTCGTCGGAGATAACCAGGGGCATAAGGGCCCGCATTATGTTCCCGTGGGTTCCCGCGGAGATGGTAATCAATCCCTTCTCGTAACATTTCTTCACCAACTGGCCCGTCTCCTCCTTTGCCGGCTCCCTGGTGACCCGGTCCCTGACCAGTTCCATGGCCACCATCGCCCCCACCCCTCGGACATCCCCGATGAGCTCGTAAGTCTCCTCCATTTCCTTGAAACGATCCATCACCTTTCGGCCGACCGTCTCGGCCCGGCCGAGGAGGTCCTCAGCTTCAAAGGTCTCTATCACCGCAAGCCCGGCACGGCAGGCCAGGGGATTCCCCCCGAAGGTCCCCCCGAGGCCTCCGACATGGGGAGCCTCCATGATCTCGGCCCTCCCGGTGACCCCGGCGATGGGAAGCCCTCCCCCCAGGGATTTTGCCGTGGTTATGATATCGGGCTCCACCCCGAAATGCTCTATGGCAAACATCCTCGCGGTCCGGCCGAACCCTGTCTGGACCTCGTCGTCGATATAGAGGATCCCGTTCTGCTCGCAGATCTCCTTGACCTTTCGGTGCCATCCCGCTGGTGGGACCACGAACCCGCCTTCCCCGAGAACCGGCTCTGCCAGGACCGCGGCCACATTCTCGGCCGAGATATGGGTGTTGAAGACCTCTTTCAGATAGTCGGCGCACCGGAGCTCGCAGGAGGGATACTCGAGGCCGAAAGCGCACCTGTAGCAGTAGGCATAGGGAATCCGATAGACATCAGGCGCATATGGTCCGAACCCGAACTTGTACGGCTTGACCTTGCTCGTCAGGGTCATGGCCAGAAGGGTCCGGCCGTGGAAGGCGTCCTCAAAAACGACAATACCGGGCCGCCCGGTTGCATAACGGGCGATCTTGACCGCATTCTCCACCGCTTCGGCCCCGCTGTTGACAAACATCGTCTTCTTCGGAAACGCGCCGGGAGTGATCTGGTTCATCTTTCTGGCAAGTTCCACGTAGGACTCGTACATCACCACATGGAAGCAGGTATGGGTGAATTTCTCGGCTTGATCCTTGACCGCCTCTACCACCCGGGGAGCACAGTGGCCCACGTTCATCACCCCGATGCCACCTGCAAAATCGATGAATTCCCGACCCTCCACGTCCCTGATGGTCGCGCCCTTTGCCCCGGCCGCAAAGTAAGGCGTCACGTTGAATGGTCCCCGGGGAACATTCTCCTCCCGCGCTTTCAAGAGATCTTCCGTCTTTGACATGTCTTCCTCCTTCTGTTCATTTGTCGGGGCGGTGCTGTCTGGGGGGACAACCCCAAGAGACTCCTGATCATTCCAAAACCTCAAGGCGGCACTCCCTCTTCGTCCCAACCCCTCAGTTGATAGTACTCTGCCAGAAGCCGATCAAAATCCTCTCTCTTGAAAATCCTTCCCTCTTCGATGGGCTCCTCAAAGAAACGCCTCGGCAGGGTATCGTCCTCCCGGGTGAGTCCCTCCCGGATATTGAAAGCCCGCGTCGCGTCGGCGATGTTGCAGGCGATCCTGCGGAGCTCTTCCTCTTTGAGGTCGAGACCCGTGGTG
This window contains:
- a CDS encoding adenosylcobinamide amidohydrolase, whose protein sequence is MVVEKRGRFLVVRFGEEMRILSWAVVGGGFRKSRSLAWLQVKEGELGPDVDPVRLLRRRLKEARLSCGVGMMTGTDLKGYQDVRRSDGSLTVGCIATVGLSNALAVGDPPGTGGVVGTVNLLCHVSVPLSRGAMVEVVSLAAEARTAAFMDSLLKSRVSGRPATGTGTDCIAVASPWRRRGERYAGKHTPIGSLIGQAVRQAVTSGIRSRLGEDKSPGGRDSRGRAARFGGWKR
- the cobU gene encoding bifunctional adenosylcobinamide kinase/adenosylcobinamide-phosphate guanylyltransferase, whose product is MGGTPRVILVLGAARSGKSLYAREIGEAFQGKRLFVATAQALDREMAERIENHRRERGDLWETREEPLEIARVLSEAQDRYSVVLIDCLTLWVSNLLMTYREDKDGMEERLEGLVGSLKTTKIPVVLVSNEVGWGVVPENPLARSFRDLAGRLNQRVAQAADRVVLMVAGIPLVVKDKG
- the gabT gene encoding 4-aminobutyrate--2-oxoglutarate transaminase — its product is MSKTEDLLKAREENVPRGPFNVTPYFAAGAKGATIRDVEGREFIDFAGGIGVMNVGHCAPRVVEAVKDQAEKFTHTCFHVVMYESYVELARKMNQITPGAFPKKTMFVNSGAEAVENAVKIARYATGRPGIVVFEDAFHGRTLLAMTLTSKVKPYKFGFGPYAPDVYRIPYAYCYRCAFGLEYPSCELRCADYLKEVFNTHISAENVAAVLAEPVLGEGGFVVPPAGWHRKVKEICEQNGILYIDDEVQTGFGRTARMFAIEHFGVEPDIITTAKSLGGGLPIAGVTGRAEIMEAPHVGGLGGTFGGNPLACRAGLAVIETFEAEDLLGRAETVGRKVMDRFKEMEETYELIGDVRGVGAMVAMELVRDRVTREPAKEETGQLVKKCYEKGLITISAGTHGNIMRALMPLVISDDELDRGLAILEESLGEIG
- a CDS encoding long-chain-fatty-acid--CoA ligase, which produces MVLREPLSKAARLFHRKEAIVCGEERFTYGEFIDRVYRFAGGLGRLGIGKGGKVAILHPNCHVFLESYFGTAITGAVLVPVNYRLSPREVAFILDDSESQLLIASPEFGEIVEQVQAGRPGGWRVLFSGAGGSYEEFLSDSGGEPPPPVSLEGDDLAQIYYTSGTTGRPKGVMLSHRNVASHALGTIGELHLTDSDVWIHVAPMFHLADAWATWAVTWVGATHVMIPHFEARRVLETIERERVTITNMIPTTLNLLINDPSVGRYDCSSLRVLLSGGAPIAPHVVRRIIETFGCDYIQTYGMTETSPYLTLSILKDHLKRLPYEEQLKYKSKTGREFIGVELKVVREDGTEVNPDEKEVGEIIVRGEIVTCGYWKQPEETRKAIRDGWLYTGDMAVIDEEGYVTIVDRKKDMIVTGGENVYSTEVEHVLYQHPAVLEAAVVGVPDEKWGEAVKAVVVLKEGQTATEGEIVAFCKENLAHYKSPKSVDLVDSLPKTGSGKIHKKLIRDAYWEGYEKKVH
- a CDS encoding choice-of-anchor D domain-containing protein; translated protein: MGKKSIPVLLVLVCLAVGFNVPSPSYAQWAKTYGGSQHDQAYSIHQTTDGGYIVAGQTLSFGASGSSDVWVLKLDQEGEIVWQKTYGDIYYDMAYSVEETFDESGSPNGYVVAGQRGSSPEEGTGVDLWVLRLDLDGNVVWQKTYGGENTDEAFSIQQTTDGGYMVGGLTFSFGAERSDSWVLKLDSDGQIVWQRTFGGARDDYASCVRETFDSTGASDGYVVAGETNSFGPGAEGVWVIKLNPDGTVAWQKSYGGDNYEYARSIRQTTDGGYIVAGGTTTFGAGGPPESDFWVLKLDPTGGIMWQKSCGGEGDDRAHSICQTEDGGYIVAGKTWSFGDYHWLILKLDKVGNISWQKAYVGYGSGRGCSVEQTADRGYIVGGGTGYAGDLLVMKLDSYGEIPYCQAVGTSEARVFDTPGVDQVTTAPGASSPAAPLSPLIAVGGSSAEVSVVCGPHIEVSPLGYDFGNVELGSSATVLVGISNLGSIGLSVDSIAFQDGSSSDFSIASGPGAPTEVPPGETLYVEVMYTPSSLGTSSAHLEIKSDDSGEPTVVVTLSGTGLETEIPPGEQVAEILEFFDESVENGTLIGSGPGNSAEKRLRALRNMIESAGDLIEEGDIEEACGQLRDAYRKTDGEPRPPDFVTGEAAGELAEMLQDLMEDLGCG
- the cobD gene encoding cobalamin biosynthesis protein CobD; this translates as MTGQIIIAYLADLIFGDPRWLPHPVVMMGKGIALSERLLLRPGLTERGKKWAGCVLVGLVVGGTWVLAEGSLRLARCYDWRLGVAVSIFLAYTTLATRSLGREASSVVERLGAGDTTGARKRLAGLVSRDTRHLDDSEICRAVVETVAENTSDGIVAPLFYLGIGGPALALAYKAVNTLDSMVGYRNSRYLDFGWASARLDDAANFLPSRITALLIVWVSFVLGRDWKKALETAWREGRNHESPNAGFPEAAVAGALGIRLGGPSVYFGEVLQKPYIGKAFEPVSVQRAGESIGIMFGVSLAMVAAVAVTLMLVSALS
- the cobT gene encoding nicotinate-nucleotide--dimethylbenzimidazole phosphoribosyltransferase, producing MEEYLARVEPLKDEFLEEAQKRLDSLTKPRGSLGRLEEFVRHYVAVKQELRPAINRKTILILAGDHGVAEEEVSLYPKEVTSQMVRNFLHKGAAISVLARFIGARLYVVDMGVDHDFEPVEGLVIRRVARGTANITKGPAMTARQALEAVLAGIEIVEEVKREGVDIIGVGDMGIGNTTPSSAIIAAVAGLPAREVTGRGTGVDDRGLEKKIEVVERALSVNRPDPRDPLDVLAKLGGFEIAGITGVAIGASANRIPVVADGLISTAGILIATEMNPRIKAYIFASHSSAEIGHRVMLDRIGIRPVLDLSMRLGEGTGAALGIQLVDAALRLYNEMATFEEAGVSGKKG
- a CDS encoding aldehyde dehydrogenase: MAEKFELPEELKENTNLVAGVWRGAGSGKTFEVKSPVTGEVLGRVPLCDPSDVDRAVEAARKAWEPFRLTPVFERSALVRRISELISARAEIIGRVLTMEQGKSYFREALPEVRETARNFQIAAEDIVRLETPVIPMEDPNKRVFTFREAVGTMAVITPWNFPTVIPSEYLGPSLAAGNTIIMKPASYTPLSMILVGRCIQDALDDLGYPKGVFNLITGPGGKVGDYLVGHPGVDMIGFTGETLTGTSICSRAGIKRTLMELGGNGPQIVCSDANIEEAARAAAFGCFFNAGQVCCATERILVDRKVHDEFLGLLVKEAETWRLGDPMEEETCMGPLNNEPTVAKTKTHLEDAVAKGARILLGGRVQSGWRTDLYFPATVIDGVSRDSLLNKEETFGPVAPVITFQNDEEAVQIANESGYGLQMSVFTSSIKRCFFYASRLRTGNIVFNDTTDYWEAHEPFGGGGGTKSGYGRLGGRYTLDDVTHLKTCAIDIEKVL